The region GCCGTGCTCGCGCTCGTCGGGCCTCCCGGCGTCGGCAAGACGTCCCTGGGTGAGTCCGTGGCGCACGCGCTCGGCCGCAAGTTCGTCCGCGTCGCCCTCGGCGGTGTGCGGGACGAGGCGGAGATCCGCGGGCACCGGCGCACCTACGTCGGGGCGCTTCCCGGCCGGATCGTCCGAGCCATCCGCGAGGCCGGTTCGATGAACCCGGTCGTGCTGCTGGACGAGATCGACAAGGTCGGCAGCGACTACCGGGGCGACCCCTCGGCCGCGCTGCTGGAGGTGCTGGACCCGGCGCAGAACCACACGTTCCGCGACCACTACCTCGAGGTCGACCTGGACCTGTCGAACGTCCTGTTCCTGGCCACCGCGAACGTCCACGACACCATCCCCGGCCCGCTCGCGGACCGTATGGAGATCGTGACGCTCGACGGCTACACCGAGGCCGAGAAGATCGCGATCGCGCGTGACCACCTGCTGCCGCGGCAGATCGAGAAGGCCGGTCTGGAGACCTCCGACGTGGAGTTCTCCGAGGTCGCGCTGGGCATGATCGCCGCCGAGTACACCCGCGAGGCGGGCGTGCGGCAGCTGGAGCGGGGCCTGGCGAAGGTCCTGCGGAAGGCCGCCGTCGCGCTGGACTCCGGCACCGAGGCGCCGATCCACGTCGACGCCCAGACCCTGGTCAAGTACCTCGGGCGGCCGCGGTTCACCCCGGAGTCCGCGGAGCGCACGTCGGTTCCCGGCGTCGCCACCGGGCTGGCCGTGACCGGAGCGGGCGGTGACGTCCTCTTCATCGAGGCCACGGCGATGGACGGCGACCCGGGTCTGACGATCACCGGGCAGCTGGGCGAGGTCATGACCGAGTCCGTCTCGATCGCGCTCTCGTACCTGCGGTCCCGTGGGCTCGCCGGCGACCTGGCGTCGAAGAAGCTGCACGTCCACGTGCCGGCCGGCGCGGTCCCGAAGGACGGGCCGAGCGCGGGCGTCACGATGACGACGGCGCTGGCGTCGCTCGCGTCGGGGCGTCCGGTGAAGTCGTCGGTCGGGATGACCGGCGAGGTCACGCTGCAGGGCAAGGTCCTGCCGATCGGCGGGGTCAAGCAGAAGCTGCTGGCCGCCCACCGTGCCGGACTGACGGACGTGATCATCCCGAAGCGCAACGAGCCCGACCTCGACGACCTGCCGGAGTCGGTGCGCGGTGAGCTGCGGGTCCACCCCGTGGCGGACGTCGCGGAGGTCCTGGAGCTGGCCCTGGAGCCGGCGCAGGAGCACGCCGCGGCCTGACCGCCTGATCTCATGAACGGCACTCTCGTGCGGACCTACCGCACGAGGGTGCCGTTCGTCGTATCCGGGCCGATCGGCCTGCGTCCGCGGAAGAGCACGCGGCGGCCGTCGCACCCCGCCACCCTGGGGGATCTGCGGCTGAGAGCCTCTACCTCGACGAACTGCCCGATCGACCGCGGCGGGCCCGCCCGCCGCGCCATTTGTGGTGTATCTCACTTTTGCTGATGCTTCTCTGCCTACTATCCGACAGAGGAGGAGTCATGACCAGCATGGCGCGGTACGACGTCGACGGGTTGCGGGGTGCGATGACCGGCGTCGTCGTCCTGCCCGGTGAAGCGGGCTTCGACGACGCCCGGTCGATCTGGAACGGCGCGATCGACCGCAAGCCGGCACTGATCGCACGATGCCGGACCGCGGGCGACGTGGCCGCCGCCGTCACCTTCGGCCGCGACAACAGCCTGGAGATCGCCGTCCGCGGAGGCGGACACGGCTTCGCCGGGACGGCGGTCTGTGACGACGGGCTCATGATCGACCTCTCGCTCCTGAACGGCGTGCGGGTCCACCCGGACGAACGCAGGGCGGTCGTCGGGGGCGGGGCGACCCTGGCGGACCTCGACGCCGCCACCCAGGCCCACGGTCTCGCCGTGACCGGCGGGGTCATCAGCCACACCGGCGTCGGCGGGCTGACCCTCGGTGGTGGCATGGGCTGGCTGACGGGGCGCTGCGGGCTCAGTCTCGACAACCTGGTCGGGGCACAGGTGGTGCTGGCCGACGGCCGCATCGTCCACGCCGCGGAGCGCGACCATGCCGACCTGTTCTGGGCACTACGCGGTGGCGGCGGCAACTTCGGCGTCGTCACCGAGTTCGAGTTCGCCCTGCACGAGGTCGGCCCGGAGGTGCATCTCGGGCTGCTGTTCTGGGGTCTCGATCAGGGCCGTGAGGCGCTCCGGGCGTGCCGGGACTCCATCCCTGGTCTGCCCGAGACCAGCGGCGTGCTCATCGCGGCGGCGATGGACGCGCCTGCGGCGCCGTTCGTCCCGCCGGAGCACCACTTCGCACCCGGTCACGCGCTGATGGTCGTCGGGTTCGACGGCGCGGAGGAGCACGACCGCTCGCTCGACGCCGTCCGCCGGGCATGCCCGCCGCTGTTCGAGTTCGTGACTCCCCTCCCGTACGTCGCGCTGCAGGGCATGCTGGACGACAGCGCACCGTGGGGGATTGGCGGCTACGAGAAGGCGCTCTACCTCGACGACCTGACGGATGACGCCGTCGACGTCCTCGCCACGCGAGCCGGGGAGAAGCGCTCGCCCCTGAGCTTCGCCCCCATCTTCGTGCTGGACGGCGCCTATGCGCGGGTCGGCGACGACGACACCGCGTACGGGGGCCGGCGAAGGCGGCAGTACGTCGTCAACCTCGCAGCGGTCGGCCCGGACCTCGCCGCACCGGCGGTCGACCGCGACTGGGTTCGGTCCCTCTGGGACGAGCTCAGGCCGCTGGCCGAAGACGGGGAGGCTACGTGAACTTCATGGCGGACGCGGACGCCGACCGGGTCCGCGCCAGCTACGGCGCCGCGAAGTACGAGCGGCTGGCGCACATCAAGGCCGAGTACGACCCGGGCAACCTGTTCCACCGCAACGCGAACATCAAGCCCGCCTGAGGTCGTGCGCGGAACCGTCGCCCCGGTGACGGTTTCCGTGCACCCGCTACTTGAACACCACGGTCTTGTTGCCGTGGACCAGTACTCGGTCCTCCAGGTGCCAGCGCAGGCCTCGGGCGAGCACGAGGCGCTCGATGTCCCGGCCCCGGCGGACCATGCTGTCCGGGGTGTCGCCGTGGTCCACCCGGATGACGTCCTGCTCGATGATCGGGCCGGCGTCGAGGTCCGCGGTGGCGTAGTGGCAGGTGGCGCCGATCAGCTTCACCCCGCGCGCGTACGCCTGGTGGTACGGCCGGGCGCCGGCGAACGACGGCAGGAAGCTGTGGTGGATGTTGATCGCGCGCCCGCCCCACTCCTCGCACAGGTGCGCGGGGAGGATCTGCATGAACCGGGCCAGGACGATCGCGTCCGGGGAGTGCGCGTCGACGAGCTTGCGGACCTCCTCGAACGCCGCGACCTTGCCCTGCTCGCGCTTCGGGTCCCGGACGCTCGGGAACGGCACGTGATGGAACGGCACGTCGTGCGCGCGCACGAGGTCCCCGAGCGAGTCGTGGTTGCCGATCACCGCGTCGAGGACGACGGGTAGTTCGCCCGCCTGGACCCTGCCGAGCAGGTCGTGCAGGCAGTGCGGCTCCTTGGTGACGAGCAGGACCGCGTGCTTCGGCACGCCCGTGTCCGTCACCTGCCACGTCGCCTCCGGGCCGAACTCGGCCGCGACCGCGGCGAAGCGGACGCGCAGCTCGTCGACGTCGAAGGGGACGGAGTCCGCACGGATCGCCTGGCGTGTGAAGAACCAGCCGTCCTGCGGTTCCGCGTGGTAGGCCGCCTCGACGATCCAGGCGCCGGCGTCCGCCAGGAATCCCGCGATCCGCGCGACGATGCCGGTGCGGTCAGGGCAGCTGAAGGTGATGACGTAGCGGCGGTCTCGTCCGGGTTCCACGAGGGAAAATCGTGCCACTGCCCTGATCGCGACCTACACGTCGGGTGCGGACCCGGGTCTACCCGCAGCCGCTCGAAGCGGAGCTCTCGCGTGCGTTCGACGTGCCGTCGTCGGCGATCGGCGGCGTGCTCACGGTGATCCGGCTGTGCTGCGCGCAGCCTCGTTCTGGCGAGGCTGCGCGCTCACAGGGAGTCGAGATAGGCGTGGGTGAACTCGGTCTCCATGGCGAGCAGGCGCTTGATCTGGTCCCCGACCGTCGCCTCGATCTTGCCGCCGATGATCGGGACGTTGACCTTGGTCTCGATGTGCACATCGAACGAGCTGCCCTCGGCCGCCGGGGCGAGCTTCATCGTCCCGTTCGCGCCGGCGGGCAGGCCGGGCAGCTGGACCTCCACCGTGCCGTCGTAGGAGCCGTCGCGCGCCGGCGTCCAGGTCTCCCGCCGCTCGACGACGATGTCGCCCTTGAGGAACGAGCGGACCACGCCCGGCAGGTCGTTCTCGTCGAGCCCGTGCTTGAGCCGGTAACGCACCCCCGACTCATCCGCGTCGTACTCCAGGATCTCGGCCCCCCGGCCGCCGATCTCCTTGAGCCGCCTGTTCAGGTAGTTCTGGTCGATCATGGCTGCGTAGACCGCGTCGACGGGGTGGGCGGACGTCGAGCGGTAGTCGATCGAGCGAGACATGGGCGGAGGCTACCGTCGTGGCCGTGCAGACACCCGTTCTCCCGGTGCCCCGCCCGGACGTGCCGCTCGCCCCGCTGACGACGCTGCGGCTCGGCGGCCCGGCCCGGCGCCTGGTCGAGGCCCCGTCCGCGGAGGCGGTGGTCGCGACGGTCCGCGCGGCGGACGCGGCGGGGGAGCCGGTGCTGGTCCTCGGCGGCGGGTCCAACGTGGTCGTCGCGGACTCGGGTGTCGAGGGCACGGTCGTGCTCGTCACCGGCACCGGGATCACCACCGAACGTCGCGACGACGGGGCGGTGCTGCTCACGGTCGAGGCGGGTGAGGACTGGGACGGGGTCGTCGCCGCCACTGTCGCCGACGGACTGGGCGGGCTGGAGTGTCTCTCCGGGATCCCCGGCCGGACGGGCGCGACGCCGGTGCAGAACGTCGGCGCGTACGGCGTGGAGATCGCCGAGCTCCTGGTCGACGTCGACCTCTACGACCGGCGCTCCGGCACCGTCCGCACGCACGTCCCGGCCGCGAGCCTGGGTCTGGCCTACCGCACCAGCGTGCTGAAGAACACGGACTCCGCGATCGTCCTGCGCGTGCGGTTCGCGCTGCCGGGCGGCGGGGAGAGCATGCCGATCCGCTATGCCGAGCTCGCCCGCACCCTCGGCGTCGAGCAGGGGTCCCGGGTGCCGGCCGGCGCCGCCCGCGAGGCCGTGCTGGCCCTGCGCCGGGGCAAGGGCATGGTCCTCGACGCCCGGGACCACGACACCTGGAGCGCGGGCTCCTTCTTCACCAACCCGATCCTCCGTGAGGGCACCGTGCCGGCGGCACCGGGCTGGCCGACGGGGGACGGCCTGGTCAAGCTGCCGGCAGCCTGGCTGATCCAGCACGCGGGGTTCGGCCGCGGCCACGCCGGGCCCGGCGGCCGGGTCGGGCTCTCCACGAAGCACGTCCTCGCGCTGACGAACCGGGGCGCCGGCCGGACCGAGGACCTGCTCGGGCTCGCCCGCGAGGTGCGGGACGGCGTGCGGGACGCGTTCGGGGTCGAGCTGCATCCCGAACCGGTGCTCGTCGGGTGCGCACTGTAGGGACACAACGTGACGATCGGCTCAGCACCACCCGAAAGGGAGAGCTGCGCCGGAATCGTCGAGGTGGCCGCGTAACCTCGCGACCCGATTCCCCCGACGCGCGCAACCTCGCCCGCCGCCCGGACGTCCATCACCTGGGGAGTCGGGCTCGTGGGGGAGAGAATGCGTCGTTTTCTGCTGATCCTGGCCGTGATCGCGGTCGGATCGCTCGGTGTGGTCACCGCGGCCACGGCAGCCGGCGGGAAGGGCGGTTCCACGCGCAGCGCCGCGCCGTCCCTGCTGGTGCCGGATGCGTCGGTGACCTATCACCCTGCCGCGGGGGCCGCGGACGTGAATCCGGCGTCACCGGTCTCGGTGACGGTCGAGGACGGCACCTTCGAGCAGGTCTCGCTCACCGATCCGGACGGCGACGTCGTCGCCGGCGCACTGAACGCCGAGAAGACCGTCTGGACGGCGAGCGAGCCGCTCGGCTACGGCACGGCCTACACGTGGACCGGGGTCGCGAGCGGCGCGGACGGCGTGCAGGTGCCCGTCCGGGGCGCCTTCCGCACCGTCGCGCCGAGCAAGGCCGTGCGCGGTGTGATCAATATCGGTGACGGCCGGACCGTCGGCATCGCGGCGCCGGTCGAGATCCAGTTCAACAGCCACGTCGAGGACCGGGCAGCGGTCGAGCGGGCGCTCGGCGTGCAGACGTCCACGCCCGTCGAGGGCGCCTGGGGCTGGCTGCCGGACGAGAACGGCGGCTCCCGCGTGCACTGGCGGCCGAAGCAGTACTGGCCGGCGAACACGGAGGTGACGGTCACCGCGAAGCTCTACGGCGTCGCCTACGGCGGCGGGGAGTACGGCGCGGCGGACATCGCCAGCACGTTCCGGATCGGCCGCGCGCAGATCGTGAAGGCGGACGCGCGGTCGTTCCAGATGGTCGTCGAGCGGGACGGGAAGCAGGTCGCGAGCTACCCGGCCAGCTACGGCCTCGCGTCGGACCCGAACCGCAACACCCGCTCGGGCGTCCATGTCGTCACCGAGAAGTTCACGGACAAGCGGATGATCAGCGCGCAGTACGGCTACGACGTCGTCGAGAAGTGGGCCGTGCGGATGAGCAACAACGGCGAGTTCATCCACGCCAACCCCGCCTCGACGGGCGCGCAGGGCTCGTCGAACGTCACCCACGGCTGCGTGAACCTGTCGATCGACAACGCGAAGGCCTATTACGACACCGCCCTGTACGGGGACCCGGTGGAGGTCACGGGCACCCCGGTCCAGCTCTCGTCGAAGGACGGGGACGTGTGGGACTGGACGCTGTCCTGGGACCGGTGGCGGACGCTCTCCGCCCTGTAGCTCCCGCTCGGCGCGATGGTTCCCGCTCGGCGAGGTCGGGTAGGGCTGAGGGCATGAGCGAGACCGACAGCAGTCAGGTGTCCGAGGAGCGCATCCGGACCCGCGCCGAGCCCTTGCCCGAGGAGCGGAGGGCGGAGATCCCCGGGGAGGACCACCGCGCCGAGGCCGAGGCGATCCTGGCCGAGTCCGAGGAGCGGGTGCAGGGCGCGGTCGCGGGCCGGGAGCCCCGGGACGGTGCGGACGAGCACCGGCGTTCGGAGGACACCGTCTGACCGATGTGGCCGGGCCGCCCGGCCCGGCCCCCGGTCAGCTCTCCCGGTAGGCGCGGCTCGCCGACGCCTGGGCCCGCGGCTTGAGGACGATCTGGTCCAGGTTCACGTGGGACGGCCGGGTCGCCGCGAACGTGATCACGTCCGCGACGTCCTCGGGTGTCAGCGGGGTGAGGCCCTTGTAGACGTCGTCCGCCTTCTCCTCGTCGCCGCCGAACCGGACCAGGGAGAACTCCGTCTCGACCATCCCGGGACAGATCTCGGTGAGCCGGACGGGCTCGCCCAGGAGCTCCCCGCGCAGCGTCCGGTGCAGCATCGCCTGGGCGTGCTTGGCGCCGGTGTAGCCCGCGCCGTTGTCGTAGGGCTCGAGCGCGGCGATCGAGGTGACGGTGACGATGTGCCCGTCGCCCGACGCGAGTAGCGCCGGGAGCAGACCCTTCGTCACCCGTAGCGTGCCGATCACGTTGACCTCGAACATCCAGCGCCAGTCGTCCTCGTCCGCCTCGGCGACCGGCTCGAGGCCCTTCGCGCCGCCCGCGTTGTTCACCAGCAGCCGACACTCGGGGACCGCGGCGACGAAGGCCGAGACGGAGTCGGGGTCCGTCACGTCGAGCCGCACCGCGGTGCCGTCGATCTCCCTGGCGATCTCGGCACACCGGTCCACCCGGCGGGCGCCGAGGACCACGTCGAAGCCGGCCCGGGCGAGTGCGCGGGCGGTGGCCGCACCGATACCGGAGCTGGCCCCGGTGACGACGGCGGTGGGACGGCCAGAATCGGTGGGCTCGCTCGCGGCGGTCATGCGGTGAGCCTAGGGTGATTCCCGCGCAGCTTCAGTCGAGCCCGCGCTGGGCCGTCCGCGACCCCCGCCGCGCCGCGGCCCGTTGCCAGCTGAAGACACCCCAGCCGAGGGTGCCGAGCAGTGCTCCCGCGACGCAGGTGGCGAAGTCGACGCCGAGCGGGCGGCCCACGGCGAGGTGCGCCGCCAGCAGCACGACCACGCCGACGACCCACAGCGCGGTGCCGGCGCCGACGACGACGCGGATGTCGTCCAGGCGGCGCGAGATCGGGGGCGGGTCGATCACGGCGTCAGCCTACCCGGGCTCGGCCGAGCCCCGCCCGAGATGGGACGGTGTGCGCGTGATCGAGCGATTCTTCCGGCTCGCCGAACGCGGTTCCACGGTTCCCAGGGAGCTCCGCGGCGGCCTCGTCACCTTCGTGACGATGTCCTACATCATCGTGCTGAACCCGTTGATCCTCGGCAGCTTCTCGGCCTCGGATCCGGGGGCCAAGACCGACGCGCTGGGCGCGATCCTGCCGGTCCCGCAGGTCGCGGCCGTCACCGCACTCGTCGCCGGCCTGATGACGATCCTGTTCGGACTCGTCGCCAACCTCCCGTTCGCGATCGCCACCGGCCTGGGCATCAACACCCTGCTCGCGGTCACGATCGCCCCGCTGATGAGCTGGCCCGAGGCGATGGGCCTCGTCGTCATCGACGGCGTGGTGATCGTGCTGCTGGCCCTCTCCGGCTTCCGGACGGCGGTGTTCAACGCCGTCCCGGCCGAGCTCAAGACGGCCATCGCGGTGGGCATCGGGTTGTTCATCGCGCTGATCGGGCTGGTCGACGCCGGCTTCGTCACCCGGCTGCCGGACGCCGCGAACACGACGGTCCCCGTCGGGCTCGGGATCGGCGGCTCGATCGGGTCCTGGCCCACGTTCGTCTTCGTGATCGGCCTGCTGATCACCGGCGTGCTCGTCGCCCGCGGAGTGCGGGCCGGGATCCTGGTCGGGGTCCTCGTCACGACCGCGATCGCGATCATCGTCGAGTCGATCGCGCACGTCGGATCGGCCGCGACGAACCCGAAGGGCTGGTCCCTGGCCGTGCCGACGCTCCCGAACCGCATCGTCGAGCTGCCGGACCTCTCGCTCGTCGGCAACGTGTCGTTGGGTGCGTTCACCCGGCTGGACACCCTGACGGTGGTCCTGCTCGTCTTCACGCTGGTGCTGGCGAACTTCTTCGACGCGATGGGCACCATGGCCGGCCTCGGCCGGCAGGCCGGGCTCGTCGGCCGGGACGGGCAGTTGCCGAACATCGGCCGGGCGCTGGTCATCGAGGGGACCGGGGCGATCGCGGGTGGCGCGGCGTCCGCGTCGTCGAACACCGTCTTCGTCGAGTCCGCCTCCGGTATCGCCGAGGGCGCACGGACCGGGCTCGCCAACATCGTCACCGGGCTGCTGTTCCTGGCGGCGATGTTCTTCACGCCGCTCTACTCCATCGTCCCGGTGGAGGCGGCGGCCCCGGCGCTGGTGATCGTCGGGGCGTTGATGTTCCGTCAGGTCGCGGAGATCGACCTGACGGAGCTGCGGTCGGCGATACCGGCGTTCCTCACAATCGTCGTCATGCCGTTCACGTACTCGATCGCCAACGGCATCGGTGCGGGCTTCATCAGCTACGTCGTGCTGGCGGCGGCGACCGGCGGGGCACGCAAGGTGCATCCGCTGATGTGGGTGGTCGCGATCGCGTTCGTGGGCTACTTCGCAGTCGGGCCGATTCGCTCGCTGGCCGGAGGGTAGTTGTAGTAACCTAAGTAAATCGTGAGTGCTGTCGTCGAAACCCCGGGTCCTGCTCCGTCGACGTCCGCCGAGTCCCCTCCCGGCATGTTCGCCTCCCTGCGCGTGCCCAACTACCGGCTCTACGCCGGCGGGCAGATCGTCTCGCTCGTCGGGACGTGGATGCAGCGGATCGCGCAGGACTGGCTGGTCCTCGACCTCACCGGCGGCAGCGCCACGGCGCTGGGGATCGCGGCGGCGCTGCAGTTCGCGCCGACCCTGCTGCTCTCGCTGTGGGGCGGCGTGCTGGCGGACCGGGTGGACAAGCGCCGCGCCCTGATCCTGCTGCAGATCGCGATGGGGCTCTGCGCGCTCGCGCTGGGAGCCACGGTGGTGACGGGCGTCGTCGCGCTGTGGCAGGTCTATCTGCTGTGTGCGCTGCTCGGCTGCTTCTCGGCGCTCGATGTGCCGGTCCGCCAGTCCTTCGTCTCGGAGATGGTGGGCCCGGCGCAGCTCGGCAACGCGGTCGCGCTCAACTCGCTGACGTTCAACCTAGCCCGGATCGCGGGGCCCGCGGCGGCCGGTGCGCTGATCGTCGCGGTCGGCACCGGCTGGGTGTTCCTGATCAACGCGGCGAGCTTCGCCGGCGTCGTCACCGGGCTGGCGCTGATGCGCACGGACCGGCTGTTCCGGTCCGATCCCGTGCCCCGCGCCCCGCACCAGCTGCGCGACGGCCTGGCGTACGTCCGGCGCCGGCCGGAGATGGTCGCGGTGCTGGTGCTGGTCTTCCTGGTCTCGACCTTCGGGATCAACTTCTTCATGACCCTCGCGATCGTCGCGCGCAACGTCTTCCACCGCGATGCCCAGGGCTACGGCCTGCTGACGACGCTGCTGGCAGTGGGGTCGGTGATCGGGGCGACGTTCGCCGCGCGGCGGTCCGGGCGGCCGCGGATCCGGCTCGTCGCGGCGTCCGGGCTGGCGTTCGGTGTCCTGCTGGTGGCGGCAGGGCTGATGCCGACATACCTCAGCACCGGGATCGCGCTCGTCCCGGTGGGGCTCGCGGCGCTGACCTTCACGACGGCGGCGAACTCGGCGGTGCAGCTCTCGGCCGAGCCGGCGATGCGCGGGCGGGTGATGGGGCTCTACATGCTGCTGTTCCTCGGCGGGACGCCGCTCGGCGGACCGTTGCTGGGGGTGCTGGCCGAGCGCTTCGGCGGCCGCGCACCGCTGGTCGTCGGCGGGGTGGTGACCGTGGTGTCCGTGCTGGTCGTCGCGCTGGTCCTGGCCCGCCGGATGCAGCCGGCGCCCCTGACCCGGTTCAGGACCACCCGATCCGGGACGTTGACCGCGCAGGAAGGGTAGGCTAACTTCAGTCACGTCGCTTCGTGGTGGGAGCGGCGCGTCAGTTCGGGAAGGATCAGGGCCTCTGCCTGCAGGCAGGGGCCCTGATCCGTGCCTGGATGGTTCGGTGGCCGGCATCCCATGCGGCTCGGTGGGTTCAGCGTCGGCGGGTGAGGGCGACACCGGTGAGGGCCAGGACGCCGCCGGCCAGGGCGAGGGCGGGCGGGGCCTCGCCGAGGAGGAGCGCGGCCATGGCGATCGTGATCGGCGGGACGAGGTAGGTGGTGACGCCCAGCCGTCCCGCGTCCATCCTCGCCAGGGCGTAGGCCCAGGTGCTGAACGCGAGGGCGGTCGGGACCAGGCCGAGGTAGACCATGCCCGCCGTCGCCCCGGCCGGGGCGCTCGCCAGGTCCCGCACGAGGCCGCCCGCGTACGGCAGGCACGCGAGCATGCCGATCGTGCAGGCCAGGAAGGTCACCTGCAGGCCCGGGAGGCGGCGCAGGACGGGTTTCTGCGCCAGCACCCCGATCGCGTACGTCACCGCCGCGACGACGCACAGCAGCGCGCCCACGAGATCGGTGGTGTCTCCCGTCGCGGTCGCCGCTCCGATCAGGACGACCCCGGCGAACGCGACCGCCGCGCCGATCACCAGCCAGCGCGGGAACCCTTCGCCGAGCAGCACGCCGGCGAACAGCGCGATCAGGATCGGGCCGATGTTCACGAGCATGGCCGTCGTGCCGGCGTCCACGCGTTGCTCCGCGGCGTTCAGTGCGACGTTGTAGACGGCGAACCAGGCCAGGCCGCAGAGCAGCAGGAGCGCCCACTCGCGGTGCGTCGGAGCGACCCAGTTCCGGCGGGCCAGCAGCAGGAGGCCGAGTGCGACGGTCCCGACGGCGAGGCGGCCGAGGGCGAGCGATCCGGGCTCGAACGCCCGGCCGACGTAACGGATCGCCACGAAGGCCGACGCCCAGGCGA is a window of Pseudonocardia sp. T1-2H DNA encoding:
- the lon gene encoding endopeptidase La, whose product is MTQTLKLPVLPLTDSVVLPGMVVPVRLDAPEVQAAVDAAEGKKVLVVPRLDGKYAAIGVVAVLEQIGRLPSGERAAVVRGEGRARIGSGVTGPGSALWVEAETVDESPVTGRTQELAKEYKALVVSILQQRGAWQIIDGVQQITDPSELADTAGWNAWLDTEHKAQLLAETDVTRRLELLLEWTKAHVAEQEVSEKISNDVREGMEKQQREFLLRQQLAAIRKELGDDDPEGEADYRARVEAADLPEHVRKAALTEVGKLERASDQSPESGWIRTWLDTVLDIPWSETTVDTDDLVAARAILDADHAGLDDVKERLIEFLAVRSRRNRKGLETVGGRGSGAVLALVGPPGVGKTSLGESVAHALGRKFVRVALGGVRDEAEIRGHRRTYVGALPGRIVRAIREAGSMNPVVLLDEIDKVGSDYRGDPSAALLEVLDPAQNHTFRDHYLEVDLDLSNVLFLATANVHDTIPGPLADRMEIVTLDGYTEAEKIAIARDHLLPRQIEKAGLETSDVEFSEVALGMIAAEYTREAGVRQLERGLAKVLRKAAVALDSGTEAPIHVDAQTLVKYLGRPRFTPESAERTSVPGVATGLAVTGAGGDVLFIEATAMDGDPGLTITGQLGEVMTESVSIALSYLRSRGLAGDLASKKLHVHVPAGAVPKDGPSAGVTMTTALASLASGRPVKSSVGMTGEVTLQGKVLPIGGVKQKLLAAHRAGLTDVIIPKRNEPDLDDLPESVRGELRVHPVADVAEVLELALEPAQEHAAA
- a CDS encoding FAD-binding oxidoreductase; the protein is MTSMARYDVDGLRGAMTGVVVLPGEAGFDDARSIWNGAIDRKPALIARCRTAGDVAAAVTFGRDNSLEIAVRGGGHGFAGTAVCDDGLMIDLSLLNGVRVHPDERRAVVGGGATLADLDAATQAHGLAVTGGVISHTGVGGLTLGGGMGWLTGRCGLSLDNLVGAQVVLADGRIVHAAERDHADLFWALRGGGGNFGVVTEFEFALHEVGPEVHLGLLFWGLDQGREALRACRDSIPGLPETSGVLIAAAMDAPAAPFVPPEHHFAPGHALMVVGFDGAEEHDRSLDAVRRACPPLFEFVTPLPYVALQGMLDDSAPWGIGGYEKALYLDDLTDDAVDVLATRAGEKRSPLSFAPIFVLDGAYARVGDDDTAYGGRRRRQYVVNLAAVGPDLAAPAVDRDWVRSLWDELRPLAEDGEAT
- a CDS encoding BBE domain-containing protein, with the translated sequence MADADADRVRASYGAAKYERLAHIKAEYDPGNLFHRNANIKPA
- the purU gene encoding formyltetrahydrofolate deformylase, translating into MEPGRDRRYVITFSCPDRTGIVARIAGFLADAGAWIVEAAYHAEPQDGWFFTRQAIRADSVPFDVDELRVRFAAVAAEFGPEATWQVTDTGVPKHAVLLVTKEPHCLHDLLGRVQAGELPVVLDAVIGNHDSLGDLVRAHDVPFHHVPFPSVRDPKREQGKVAAFEEVRKLVDAHSPDAIVLARFMQILPAHLCEEWGGRAINIHHSFLPSFAGARPYHQAYARGVKLIGATCHYATADLDAGPIIEQDVIRVDHGDTPDSMVRRGRDIERLVLARGLRWHLEDRVLVHGNKTVVFK
- a CDS encoding DUF2505 domain-containing protein produces the protein MSRSIDYRSTSAHPVDAVYAAMIDQNYLNRRLKEIGGRGAEILEYDADESGVRYRLKHGLDENDLPGVVRSFLKGDIVVERRETWTPARDGSYDGTVEVQLPGLPAGANGTMKLAPAAEGSSFDVHIETKVNVPIIGGKIEATVGDQIKRLLAMETEFTHAYLDSL
- a CDS encoding UDP-N-acetylmuramate dehydrogenase produces the protein MQTPVLPVPRPDVPLAPLTTLRLGGPARRLVEAPSAEAVVATVRAADAAGEPVLVLGGGSNVVVADSGVEGTVVLVTGTGITTERRDDGAVLLTVEAGEDWDGVVAATVADGLGGLECLSGIPGRTGATPVQNVGAYGVEIAELLVDVDLYDRRSGTVRTHVPAASLGLAYRTSVLKNTDSAIVLRVRFALPGGGESMPIRYAELARTLGVEQGSRVPAGAAREAVLALRRGKGMVLDARDHDTWSAGSFFTNPILREGTVPAAPGWPTGDGLVKLPAAWLIQHAGFGRGHAGPGGRVGLSTKHVLALTNRGAGRTEDLLGLAREVRDGVRDAFGVELHPEPVLVGCAL
- a CDS encoding L,D-transpeptidase, with amino-acid sequence MRRFLLILAVIAVGSLGVVTAATAAGGKGGSTRSAAPSLLVPDASVTYHPAAGAADVNPASPVSVTVEDGTFEQVSLTDPDGDVVAGALNAEKTVWTASEPLGYGTAYTWTGVASGADGVQVPVRGAFRTVAPSKAVRGVINIGDGRTVGIAAPVEIQFNSHVEDRAAVERALGVQTSTPVEGAWGWLPDENGGSRVHWRPKQYWPANTEVTVTAKLYGVAYGGGEYGAADIASTFRIGRAQIVKADARSFQMVVERDGKQVASYPASYGLASDPNRNTRSGVHVVTEKFTDKRMISAQYGYDVVEKWAVRMSNNGEFIHANPASTGAQGSSNVTHGCVNLSIDNAKAYYDTALYGDPVEVTGTPVQLSSKDGDVWDWTLSWDRWRTLSAL
- a CDS encoding SDR family NAD(P)-dependent oxidoreductase, producing the protein MTAASEPTDSGRPTAVVTGASSGIGAATARALARAGFDVVLGARRVDRCAEIAREIDGTAVRLDVTDPDSVSAFVAAVPECRLLVNNAGGAKGLEPVAEADEDDWRWMFEVNVIGTLRVTKGLLPALLASGDGHIVTVTSIAALEPYDNGAGYTGAKHAQAMLHRTLRGELLGEPVRLTEICPGMVETEFSLVRFGGDEEKADDVYKGLTPLTPEDVADVITFAATRPSHVNLDQIVLKPRAQASASRAYRES
- a CDS encoding DUF2530 domain-containing protein — protein: MIDPPPISRRLDDIRVVVGAGTALWVVGVVVLLAAHLAVGRPLGVDFATCVAGALLGTLGWGVFSWQRAAARRGSRTAQRGLD
- a CDS encoding NCS2 family permease: MIERFFRLAERGSTVPRELRGGLVTFVTMSYIIVLNPLILGSFSASDPGAKTDALGAILPVPQVAAVTALVAGLMTILFGLVANLPFAIATGLGINTLLAVTIAPLMSWPEAMGLVVIDGVVIVLLALSGFRTAVFNAVPAELKTAIAVGIGLFIALIGLVDAGFVTRLPDAANTTVPVGLGIGGSIGSWPTFVFVIGLLITGVLVARGVRAGILVGVLVTTAIAIIVESIAHVGSAATNPKGWSLAVPTLPNRIVELPDLSLVGNVSLGAFTRLDTLTVVLLVFTLVLANFFDAMGTMAGLGRQAGLVGRDGQLPNIGRALVIEGTGAIAGGAASASSNTVFVESASGIAEGARTGLANIVTGLLFLAAMFFTPLYSIVPVEAAAPALVIVGALMFRQVAEIDLTELRSAIPAFLTIVVMPFTYSIANGIGAGFISYVVLAAATGGARKVHPLMWVVAIAFVGYFAVGPIRSLAGG